A single window of Carassius gibelio isolate Cgi1373 ecotype wild population from Czech Republic chromosome A19, carGib1.2-hapl.c, whole genome shotgun sequence DNA harbors:
- the LOC127935628 gene encoding serine incorporator 2, with amino-acid sequence MGACMALCSLASCASCLCGSAPCLLSGCCPSTYNSTVTRLAFSFLLLLGTIVSIIMILPGMETQLKKIPGFCEGGSSIPGVHGKVNCEIVVGYKSVYRMCFAMACFFFLFSIIMIRVRSSKDPRGAIQNGFWFFKFLILVGLTVGAFFIPDGAFNTVWYYFGVVGSFIFILIQLILLVDFAHNWNQKWVEKAENGNSKCWYAALLSFTLVHYICAFAAVVLFYIFYTQPDDCAEHKAFISLNLIFCIVVSVVSILPKVQEAQPSSGLLQASLISLYTMYLTWSAMSNNPNRKCNPSLLSLVSAGPTAVPPTRAPGIQTQWWDAQSIVGLVIFLLCTLYASIRSSNNSQVNKLMQTEEVEGLASSEGVSEEGVRRAVDNEEEGVTYSYSFFHFSLFLASLYIMMTLTNWYQPETDYAAMKTSMPSVWVKICSSWLGLLLYLWTLVAPVILSNRDFS; translated from the exons ATGGGAGCGTGTATGGCCTTGTGCTCGCTGGCGAGCTGC GCGTCCTGTCTGTGTGGCTCTGCGCCCTGTCTGTTATCAGGATGTTGTCCTTCTACATACAACTCGACTGTGACCCGGCTGGCCTTCTCCTTCCTCCTGCTGCTGGGCACTATAGTGTCCATCATCATGATCCTGCCCGGCATGGAGACACAGCTGAAGAAG ATCCCTGGTTTCTGTGAAGGAGGCTCTTCTATACCTGGAGTGCATGGGAAGGTGAACTGTGAGATCGTTGTTGGCTATAAGTCGGTCTACAGGATGTGCTTCGCCATGGCctgtttcttcttcctcttctccatcaTCATGATCCGTGTGAGAAGCAGCAAGGATCCTCGAGGCGCGATTCAAAACGG TTTTTGGTTCTTCAAGTTCTTGATTCTGGTCGGTCTCACAGTGGGAGCTTTCTTCATTCCTGATGGGGCTTTCAACACAG TGTGGTACTACTTCGGCGTGGTTGGGTCCTTCATCTTCATCCTGATCCAGCTCATTCTTCTGGTGGATTTTGCTCACAACTGGAACCAGAAGTGGGTGGAGAAGGCAGAGAATGGGAACAGTAAATGCTGGTATGCAG CCCTGCTCTCATTCACACTGGTGCACTATATCTGTGCCTTTGCTGCTGTGGTTTTGTTCTATATATTCTACACACAGCCGGACGACTGCGCCGAGCACAAAGCCTTCATCAGCCTCAACCTCATCTTCTGCATCGTTGTGTCTGTGGTGTCTATTCTTCCAAAAGTGCAG GAGGCTCAGCCGAGCTCTGGCCTGCTCCAGGCGTCTCTCATCTCTCTCTACACCATGTATCTCACATGGTCTGCCATGAGCAACAACCCCA ATCGTAAGTGTAACCCGAGTCTGTTGAGTCTGGTCAGCGCGGGGCCGACAGCAGTCCCTCCCACCAGAGCCCCGGGCATCCAGACGCAGTGGTGGGACGCCCAGAGCATCGTGGGACTGGTCATCTTCCTCCTCTGCACGCTGTATGCCAG CATCCGCTCCTCAAACAACAGTCAGGTGAATAAGCTGATGCAGACCGAGGAAGTCGAAGGGCTGGCGTCCAGCGAGGGCGTCTCCGAGGAGGGCGTGAGGCGCGCTGTGGATAACGAAGAGGAGGGTGTCACATACAGCTACTCCTTCTTCCATTTCTCCCTCTTCCTGGCCTCCCTCTACATCATGATGACCCTGACCAACTGGTACCA ACCCGAAACAGACTACGCAGCCATGAAAACCAGCATGCCTTCTGTGTGGGTGAAGATCTGCTCGAGTTGGCTGGGACTGCTGCTGTACCTCTGGACCCTAGTGGCTCCGGTAATCCTGAGCAACCGAGACTTCAGCTAA